GGTCGCACTTTTGGCGGGCCCCACGTCAATGCCTTATCTGGAACCCCATTGGCCGCTGCAGCGAGGGTCATCCGGAGACGAGCGCTGTGATTGGGCGACGGTCAAATTGGAGGGATTTCCGGCGGGCCCACGAGACGAGGCTCGGGGCATGGCACGGGATTAGATCGTATCGGGGGGGAGAGAGTCGATTCAGGATCATCTCCATCGCGTctgagaaattttttgaaagggGACGGATTGTTGTTTGCTTtcgggggagggggtgggacCCGCTCCTCTGTCAGACGGACTCCTCCTCTTGCGGTCCCCCCCCCCAAACAACTACCCTTCCATCACATCACTCTCTCCGCTATGGCATCTAGGCCTTTCAAAAATACTTTTCCATGGCAGAGCAGGTGAACGGGAAACTTCACAGCTTCAGGTCGAAACAGTGAGTTAAGGAAATTGATGGTAAATGCAttgaaagtcttaaatttattatgaaaattttattatatcttaaaattttcaaatgtgCAGTAGAGTTTCAAAGCTTGGAagtgcaaattttcaaaatattagaaTCAACCAAAGaatttgattgaatcaattaaataagtttaggacttgattacatttttgaAAGTTATATGACTTAACTATGCTTTCGTAATAAGTCTTAtgattttattagattttttgaaagttgtaaaactcaattatacttttatgataagtttcaATACACTTatctcttaaaatttttatagaGTTTTAACTTGGAGGCCTAGATAGTGAACGATTGATAGAAATTCTTATACCAAATTGGATCATCGATAGAGTATCTTTCGACAaaattcttctttcattttttattaagaGGATGTGTGTTATGTGGCGATTTTGGTTAGTAATTATATTAATGAAACACAAGGAATGAATATGCTTCAACGATGTTTGATTAACGAGAAAACCCAATGACATTCAAAACtttgttggaatttaatcaacgatagAGATTTAATAGCTACAATTAAGATACatattggaatttaatcaacgataaGATATTTGAAACTATGACTAACGTATACAATTTGAAAGATATTTAAATTGCGGAAAAGTAAAgatgaagataaatttgtgagaACGTTGAGTAATGTGATTAATTGAAAGAGGTTTACAAAGAGTATGATATAGCTATTTATAACCCACAATCAATAGTTACACATACCATGGTTACAACATTGGaattcaaataacaaataacttTCTAACAGTGGTCACTAAAATTTTTGTTATCTACTAACTCCTATTATCTAGAATAAATATTCGCAACAAAACATAATTACCTAGTAGTTATATCTTGTATTGATTGCGCATTGTCGATGACATTGTTGATCAACTTTTCAAGTTTTGACAAAGGCTTGCATCAAGTTGTTGACAACTTATCGAGCTGTTGGTTCCCTTCAAGTTGTTGATTGTTTTTGTTCATTGTTGACCAAAATTTGCTCTTATCAACTAAGTTTGATACTTATCATTTATAACAAAAACATTAGTCAGTTTTTGGTGCAAACATATGTCTCTTTTAGAAGAATTGAATGATTTATCGatcatttgattattttaaatcaGACAATCAATAGTAATTATGTGCCCCCTTGTCATtggcaaatttgatttttcttaccGAATCTTATCTTGGTCAGATTCATCATTTGATACAATTTTCCATGAAAGTCACGTTTTGTGTAAGTCTTCATGGGGCCATCTATATTCGTCCTCTCATACCTAGACACCCTGTTGCCAATTAACATAAAACCGacaaacatttttcttttgtatttttctgaTCGACTAATTGGTTATTGTATTGATAAAATGTCACCAAATCAATAATTGATACCTTAGATATCGTTctataaaattgagaatgaaatCATCTCTCCATCTATATCAAATTACCTATTGAATTAGGTGGTAAATTATCGTACCAGAGAAAAGTAGTTTTTGACAAAGACAAAGGTAAAAGCCTTAGAAACTCATTTGACCCTACTTTTCGGCACTGGGTTATAAATTGACCATTGTGTTCAATagtcaattattcatctttaccaataaaaatgacaaatttaggGATTTCGAAGTCTCTTGAAAAGGGCTGGTTATCGATCTATTCAATATATGATTTTCTCCAAACAAGTAAgataacacttttgtctaaccCAATCACTTTCGAACTTCTTCGACAAATTGTTTAAGGTTCAGTTGTGGATTTGGTTAGTCATTTTGTCCTTGAGGTAGTAACGTTGGTCTTTCTAGATTTTCAAAGTTACTTGACATGTAAGGCCTAATAGGAATATTCAATTAGGTGGAATTGGCCTTATATTTTTAACATATGGCAATTGGATAGCTTGTTGATCGGTttgattttccaaattattgTCACCAATTTGGTTATTTTGATCAGCATCAGCCTTGCATAATTCTTATAGGGTTTGATTACTCTAACCAACAAAATTGGTAGCAACAAATAAAGATAGGATAGGGACGTAGCCTATTACCATTGGATTAGATAGTGGTAGATGATTGGACAATCCTAGCCTCGAGAAAACATCATTCTTGGCATTGATAACGATAAGCTTAATCACGTCTGACATGTGACTCAATATCATTCCCTGCTCTTTGAATAATCTCTTTATAATGGCTAACATATGAGGATTTGGTGCAACTTATCTTGACTAATCTTCAGTGAGAAGTCAGGAGAGGTCTGCCCCCTCACGTTAACCTTCTTCTGTTGTTCGGTTTATGGCTATAAATCTGGAGTGCACAGCCCTATCACCACCATTAGGATTGTTACTTGTGGTATTGTCAAGCTCTAGATGATTATTTGTTCTCAACATTAAATTTCCTCAAATCGAACCACAAGTCGCCTAACTAGGCATGCCAAAAAGATGTTTCGCCGAAATTAGATAGTCcacaaaatatctttcactgAAATTGTTTCTTCGGCTATTACTAAGCGGAGACAAGTTCAAGTGGTGATTCCGGACATTAGTTATATAAATGGAACACAAGAAATGGATTCATTTCAATGAGATATTTGAAATTACGACTAAAGTGTGGGAATTCAAagatatttaaattgaattgaattctaTGACTGGATTGAGAGGGGCTTATAGAGAGTATGATGTGGCAATGATTACAATTTTGGAATTCAAATAAGAAGTAACTTCTTAATGGTGGTTACGAGAAGTTAAAACTTCCTAAATTAGCGATAACGAAACATAATTACCCCGCAATTACGTCTTTGTGTTGATTACCCATTGTCGACGACTTTGTCAATCATCTTCTCATGTCTTGATAAAGGCTCTCGTCAATAACCGAGGTTGTTGATGACCTTCTTAACGAATTGTTGATTTCTTTCAAGTTATTAATTATTCCATTCATCGTTGACTAAACTCTGCTCTTATTGATTAAGTCTGATACTTAATAATAACTAAAAAGTTGGTCATTTTTTGTTTAAACAATTCCACGCATCCTCTAGTGAAAGGGCCACAAGACCTTAGATTTTCCATCTGTCTGAGTAGGCTGATGCGGCATGTCCACCACATGTTCTTAAAATGTGGGCGACCTGCTGCGATTGGAATGAATCTAAAAATACCGTAAATCGAGATTGGTTCGGTGGCAGCAGTAAAATGTGGATTGCTTTCCCACGAGAAATGTCACAGAATGAGATTAATTGAGAAACATGAAGTTTGTAACATTAGGGAACATAAGGGAAAGTATTATATCAAACAGGAAAACATTTATTGTAGTCGATTTGCAGTGTTCAGCACTGTTTTGCCCAACCTTagtcttttccttcctcctcgactctcttcctttctctctccacgaAGCCCACGTCGGTCCATGAAGGAGCCAGATGTGGCTCGACCGGGGGCATTTAAGCTATATTTGACAGAAAATTGTTTCATTAGTCCTAATCATTATTGTTGGCcgtaaaaaaaagtttaggattgattgggtaattttcTCTAGATCTAGCTTCATGCACAAAGGACAGACTCAGACCTTTGACAGTATCGAGTACATTATACAATATTCAAGTACTTCCTTGCTCATTCAATGTCACATGGcatcaataaaataaagatgGAATGTATGAATGCACGATATAAAAGCTTTAGAGAAATTGAACAACTCctaaggctccatttattttactaatgatgaatgatttgaaaaaatattcttaaaaatgatcgtttATATCGCTTACCAAAATGAAtgaaccaaaaatattttcatagtcCACAAAAACATTTAGATGGAAATTATTATTGGCAAGAAAAACATTATCCATTGTCTAATTATCTCAAGCGATACAAacaatgattttaaaaatatatttttttttttaaattatttatctttatgaaacaaatggagcgaggaaaatcataaatttggACAAGGAATCATTTTGCCCGACTTTTCCAAACACCTACCGGACTTTCTAGATAGAAGATGGTCCTTTTGTCCACCTACTGACAAGTCGTCGCTCCCTTCGCTGTCTGTTGCTCGATTGAAACGCGCGTGAGACAGCAGTAACTTTCTCCCAACTCTTCTCAAACAAACGGTACAGAAAGAGACTTCCTGAATCCAGGCATGGAATGGCGAAGAAGAACAGGCAAGGAGAGCTTGACCAGCACGAGATGGACAGGCAGAACAGCGGTCACTTGGTTCTGGTTTTACATGTCTGAAAAGATAAAAGGCCTGGAAAAAGCTTTAGGATAAAGCTGATGTGGAGAGCTCATCGACAGCGGAGAATCTCATAGTATGTGTACAAAGTCAATAATAACTATCCGCAATAATGGTGGTTATTGGAGTTTTTCTCGACTTATTCTCTGCCCCGAAAGAGACTGCATGTGGCTATCTGCCCATCTGTCAAAGTTTCAATCCGAGGAAGAGTTTTCGGACGGTACTTTTACTAGATATTTGAATGAAATTTCGTGGTTACCAAATAAATTATCGGTGTGGTTTAAAGTTTAGAATGTgcttatgacttttttaacctttttttggggtaaaaaaaTACTGTTGTTAAGCTAATCATTCCTATGCTGGGTCAATGAGCCGCTTAGAACCGACTTGCCCAAAAGGGTAGGCTTGACGGTTAAGCCTGAGAACTCTTATCTATACTTGCTTGATGATTagaaaaatcacaattaaaaaaaagatcaaattagGCCTACAAGCAAATTGGGCCCACCCTAGAAAGGTATTGTTTGCTCATattcatttggtaaaaagacgatgagttaaaaattttaagagttATTATTAATGGTACGTATCCACGCGAAATTAAGATTCTCTCAATTTATTAGGGTCAATGTACCCACAAGAAAATGACCCCTTACTCGGAAGGGCCTAGGTAATCACCGAAATTTGCTACCGAGAACTTAACCTTGGATCTTCTTCCCAAAGATGCGCGATcatgtttttaaaattaaaaacaagtcCTTTTGTTTTGCTACGAAACCGATCTTGATCGCCTCAAGTATAGAATTCAGAACTTGCTCAGGATTCCTCATCTCGCAAAACTATAAAGAGTCATCGGGCTGTCAAAATGGGCTTTTTAACCAGCTGTTGACATGTTGTCATCGAATGCGCTTTACCCATTTCTTTTTGTGGGCCTTGCTCATGTTATGTTACTGCCTTTTGTCTGTACATTTTAGGAGCATCAACCGTCCTGGGAATGATGCTGTTTGGGTCTTTGTCTGGTTTGATTGATTGGTACTTGCTGGTTCTTACGACAGAAGTCGACAGCCATTTGTGCTGTATCACTTTCGCATTTCACAACCTGTGATGCTCTGTCCCGGCCGGGGGATTTATCCTCTATTATCGAAAGGGCCTCGCTTGTGACCCACACCAAAGCTAAGAGCTCCTAGACATTAAGTTCACACGCACACGCACGAAGGGTTTTTTCGCTCACATCAGTAACATTAGCTGGAGACTATTCTCTTTGGTAGACATTGAGGACTGTCCTATAGGACTTGCATCTGAACTCTCGGCCTGAAATGCTAATAACaaagatagaaaaaaacaaatttaactTGCTATATCTAGGAGCTGAATAAATATTCCAGAGCCGCCAATCTAGATGGCAGCCAAAACTTAGGGGGTGGGAGGTGCCTTCTTTAAAGTTGGTAAGAGTCTAGACTAGTTTCCGTTAATCCTCTCAATGCATTTGAAATAGCCCGAACTGTCGAAGGCGTTGTTCGACAACATCCGCCGATGAGCTGGGCTCCTGCATCACGCCATCTTGCAGCAAACAGCTCGAATTTGTCGTCGCCAAAGCACTTAGATGGCTGTAGCAGATTAGAAAGACGTTTGTGATCATAATTGGGAACAAACTCAAAAGGGGAGAATTTGAATATGTTCAATATAAAGGGAGAGAAATAGAGAATGCAACTTACCAGCCATCTTTTAGCTCTGCCATCCCATACCTCGCCACTGTTTGGATACACAACTATTGCCTTGCTCGTCAACTGAATTAGAGGAAATTAGCACATCAGCGATGCAGAACTACGTGAAGTGCCAAGTTGAGAATAATTGACATAATCAGTTCATCAATTCTTCACTAGCCAAGTAGATTGATTTACCCCTTTAAATTTGCCAATTAGACTTTCGATGAAATGGGGCGGCGCGCAGTTTATCCCGATTGCATTGACTTTATTGCTCTTGTTCAATATATCCAGACAATCCTGAAAACTCTCTCCAGATGGTGCATTTTCGCCGTCCACCGAGCTGAAGCAAATCCAGGATGGAATTTCGATGTTCTCCTCTTGGAGCAACTCAACACAAGCCTATACAATGATTCCAAAACCCAACATTGTTGAGCACAAAGAATAGTGCAGAGCAAAAGCCATGTACATCTTATGGAAAgtgaaaatcagcttttatatgATAAGTAGACATCATTTTCCAGGTTCTGTCTTCATTAACATGAGACAGGAGCTCCTAAATATTAATATACAGATAATTGGTTGAAGCACTAGTCTTCCATGACTGGTAGTCCTTCAAATGTGGCTATATGCAAAGCAAGGTTTGCCACTTAGGGTCATGAACATTGGCCTGGGATGATGATTTGGTAATGGGTACCAAAGATCACAAACATCTTAGATGATCATCACCGGACAATACAGAATGTCTTTTGCTAAACGAGATGATGCAGAATCACTGATAGATGATTGAAAATAAAGCTTCCCCTTTTCAAGAAATAGCTTCAAGAAAGCTCATGCCAAAACCacactttttctttatttggttgAGTCAATCATCCCCAATGCTACTCAGATGCATAATATACACTGAAACTTGAGTCAAGTCCTTCTAATGCCAGAATAATATTGTTTTTAACACAATGTTAGAGAAGGTACTGATTTCAAAAGACCAAGTAGCATCACAAAAACATTCTCACGGTCACATTTCAATTAGGACATAGTGTAAGGTTGGCCAATCACATGCCACTGTTACTAAGCTTTGAGAAAATACAGACTATTCTGATGAGAAAAGAACATACCTGAGCTTCCAATTTGTTAGGAATAGTCTCAAAGGCCAGCAAATCTGCACCAGCATTAACAAGGATCTGCAATCTATGCCGGTGAAAGTCCTTGAGTTTTTCCAAGTTAGTGTCCGGTCCATAACAACCGCTGGCAACAGAAATGCAGATATTGAGTACAGATACAAGTGAATATGACTACTCAGACTGAGACAAGCAAAATTATCCGGACGACTCTCAACCAGCTTCGTGCGTGGTGTGTTGGTCTCATCAGAATAGTTGACCCTCACCTATACTCTGAGCCATCTGCAAGATAAGCTCCATAGCTACCAATCGACGCAGCCACCAAGGCTCGATTGTAGCTATGTCCAGGAACATCCTTAAAGGAATCCCAGAACTTGTCACGGGCTTCAATGGCCAACTTGACACTCTTTTCTAGTAATGACTCTGCTTCTTCCATGGACAGTCCCTTGGACAGAAACCCTGGAAGAGTGGCCTGGCACGAAGAGCAAAGCATTAGCCAAAGTGGTGATGGAATTTCCAACTTTGTCATTTCCACTTTACAGTAAGAGGATAGCAGAACATTAGGTAAGTTATGAGCTTAAGTAAACTAAATATTGATCAAATGTCTTCCAAGTATCACAAGACTTACCAGAAGACAATCACAGAACCAAAAATGGCTATTAGCATAGTATTGCTCGTGGAACATTTTCTATGATATGCATACCTACAGTAATGCCTCACAGGCCGATTAGTCCAAGCCTAATATGAAGAAGCAATCTTTAAATGTTCGAGAAATAAACAGATCCGTTTTTTAATTGCTAGACCATGAAATCCCAGAAACAAGCAAAAGTCATTCTCAGTTAATTAAACAGACGAAAATTTCATTTCCGTTAACttaaatggtccaatccaaaaatgataattaTGTTAATAATAACAGAGTTCTTCTTATCTGGATGTTGGAATTTGCATTTTAAAGTGGCAAGACCAATGAAATGGCTAGAATTGGAGATTTGCAGTGATGGTGTCTGGACGAAAACTGGAATAAGCACATTTATTTTGAGCTAGATACTATGCAAAACACTAATCTGTGCCTTTCAATTGAAGGAAAGACAAAACTCTCCACCAAAAGGCCTGAATCTACTCTGTGTTCTGCATTTGCACTTATGAGATGAACCTAAacgaagagagaagaaaattccCACAACATGCATTGCACCTAACCCTCTTTTAGATAAGCTGCACAGCTTCCTTATAGTAGTCAGAGAGTTACTTAAATTGATCTGCGGGATCCTTTGGGTGCAAATCAAGAAACTAATGCTCTGCTGGCTAAGAATGCACCAGTTGTTTACTATTTCCGCCATAAAAAATGGGACTCGCATTTATCATTGCAATTACAAGCAAAAATGCAAACATTGAAGAGACTCAATGCAGTGTTATGATCAAAGAAAAGGGTAGAacattgcttttttttctttttttttcctggaaaatggaCTCTGCCACTCAAATGAAATGGAACAGTGTTTGATATTTGTCTTTCAGTCCCTAAtgccaaacaaaaattgaatgataaaaCAACTTAAGAAGGATCGACCCGTTCTAGGAATTGAGTAGAAGATCATATGTACCTGATAGGAAGAGGTGATCAGGACATCAGCACCAGCCTCCAAGTATTCCATGTGGACCTGCATTACACCAGAAATTCTGCATCACTCCTCCTCcgggacaaaaaaagaaaacatcttcTTCCACCACCAGTATCAAACAACCCGATCCAACGATCCCACCGATGCGCACAAAAGCGATATGTGTCATCACGCATCGAGAGAGCAACGAGGACTCGGACTCGGACTCACTCGCTTGATGAGATGAGGGTCTTTGATCAGGCAGAGGGCGCTCCAGAGAGGGTCGCTGATGGAGGCGCCGTGCTTCTCGAGCTGCGTCGCGAACCCGCCGTCGATCACGGCACACCCGCCCGCCCTCTCTATCAGATCCTCCAACACCGATCCCTTCCTCTCTCCCACACccatctctctccttctctcttctctctcgacGTTGCCAAGGCAAAGTTCAGAGGAAGCTCGTTAGTCGTTCCGTCCTGTTCTGGTTTGGTTTGGCGACAGAGTCATGCTCTGCCTCCACCTCTTTTATGCCGAGGCGTTGGCGTGTTTCCAGGTGAACGCGGACTGGTATGCCGTTCAGATTCATTATTCTATACACAGAGGGCTTGGTCTTATCTTTGCATAcgactttccttttcttgtttttgtgtTTGGGATCTTGAAATTCCAATCTTCACCTActtcaattggtcaaaaaatctATGCTCTACCCACTTTTTAGTTCAGACCTTCCACCGTATTCATGTGATCCGGCAAACCTAAGCATATTTCGGGCGGCCACAAGATATCTCACGAGATTCTTCGATTAGATCCTTTCACGGAAAAAGTCGAGGATATCTATCTATTTAGCTATCTATCCATATCTAtgttatcaagaaaaatgtgatgtcttccatatcatttttcattttctaggTTGTACCTTTAATGCCTGGTATTTAATAGTACCTTGACTAATGTGTTTttcgaaaacaattttgaaacgGCTATTTCCAATAAGTTTGGATTGAGTATTGTTAATTAAAAGTCTAATTACCGTCTATCTGTCGTTTAGTTCCTCTTCTAGAAAATTGGCCTTAACATAACTAACATTGTTGACACATCTTTTTCCTAGTCTCAAACCCAAAGTAGTATCGTAGCCACAATTTTACGGGATTGATTCCTGGTGCAGGCCACGAGAAGCTAAGGACACCCCACTTGACTTTTAGAGAAGTTCCATCACTTTTTCCATGGACCTTGTTATATGTATCTTTCGTTATCAATGGTGTTCTCTCGTTCCAATAAACTGTGTCAATAGTATATTGAGATCATATATTTCAGATCAAGTTATAGATGCTTCAAGGGTGTTCAAATGTGGTTGAGACCCATGGTTGAAAAATTTGGGAACATGCTAGACTGAAATGGAGTGAGGAGAAAATTTTGAGGAGTTGGTAGTTGGCGATCTAAAAGAGTCGCCAAGACTTGCGATTCAGACTTTGCACACGACTTTGCTTGCAGTTCATTTAGCCTTGGTTTTCCACTTTGAAAGCTACTTTGGGTTTGGTAGATTGGTAGGTGGTCGAGTCTTGGATTATTGACTGTTTTTAATATCGAAAATCACACGCTAAAGCATTTCTTTTTGTGCTAAAAATGAAAGGCAGAATACTGCTTGTTCTGCAATTCAGGTGCTGACTGGCACCAGGAGTTCCATtagtttaaaaataataaaagtacgGTCGCTCCTTTAATTTTAAATAGTGAAGGATACGAAAAAGTCGATCTAAGGAGGCATTTATAGATAgttggttttaaatttaatgcTGGCCGCGTGAGGAAGTATTCTCCAGCTAGCATAGTGCCTTTTGCTTATCTTGGTGCCAGCTTTGGATTGAagattttggggtttttcaaatgatattttattCGTCTGGTCTTGCGGATTTGTGCAGTTAGTCAAAGGTTTCTTCTGGTGCAGATTTCCAGAGGCTGAGTACCTTTTTCCCGTCGTTCATACAGCTCCTCATTCAATTCTCTCAGAGTAATTAACTGGAGCatgtataatttttattgagaaattagTACACTCTTTTCTTGGTCGGAAGAAATTAGTATACTTAACATGGGTTATTTTTCCAAAGTTATTGAAATCATATGTTTATTCACAACTTGCTCCTCTCCTCTTGCACATCAGACTTATATGAAAATATGGTATcgttagaaaaataaaaaaaattctaaaagtatATATTAAGGGAAAGAAAGTATCacttgaaaataatatataccATTAGTAACAAATCACAATTCAATCATTCCATAGCCAAATCGCAATTTGTTGAAAAGCCTTGGATGGCTTCCTTATGAAAACATCGATTTTTATTTGGGTATAGATGGTATCCTTTTGTTCTTTATGGAATGTTGTTCTTTATGAAACCACAACAATTTTACGCTCTATGATGCATTGTGTTGCAAATTATAAACTCAATTTTTATCTCTATGATATTCCCAAGATACACCAATAAATTTTATGGCATACATGGCACATTACATACATTTGGCACATTGCATGTGGATAAAATTCggatatgatataatttatcctatcctacgtTTGGCATGATAGATTGATTTGTGtatagacaggataaaattatcccatggggaggtgggataaaggtggataggatttctaatgtccataaaaggaaagttatttttcttgaataacaaacttattaaattaaaaaattgaaattatatttcaatataaataatatttgaattctaatttaagaaaataaaaatttatttttaattaatcttattttaatttctatattcaattttaattatattttataataaacattcaacctataaattaaatatttatatttattatatattttaggtatttttgtattttaggtatgttagtacagtttactatttgataaatttttattaaagaatgatgaaaggggaaaaagaaaaaaaatgaaaataatataaaaaaagagaataaatataataaataataaataataaataaattaaggaatagtgttacgagatattttcaccgtctttatttatgaacatttaggttcatttataataatatgtcatttatataaaaaaaaaatgtacataatatgaacatatccgactttaatactttgcgattcaccaaacacctggacgggatataaaaaatcccggatttcatatcctatcctatccaatcCTATCCCATTAAATCCAGACGATTCACCAAACGTAGCCTTTGTGTGAGCATAtagagatgatttttttttttcattctcatGGAGGTAAGTTTTGTACTTATTACTTTAAATATTACTAAGAAGatgaaagatttataactatattattattataaaaagatattttcttttttgtaaagtCAAGTATACTGCTTAAAATGGACGGATTTCTCTCTATACTTTActttttcttggtgaaattcattgatttttatttgaaaagataTATTTCTGTTATCATACAATGAACAAATTAGATAGATATTGTTATTCGTAGAATGGACTTAATGTGCGAAAGTCAATTTCActattgtatattaaatgtttTATGGCACTTAAAGTTTAAAACCCCAGTTCTTTCTTGTAGCTCACTCTTTTGATCTGGCAAATTATGTACCGCTAAATTAGCTTATGGCTTTGGTAACAATTAGGGTGAAGTCTTCAAGGGGCAAGAAAGACTTTAGCTTTAATTTGGAGAATAAAACAAAGTGATGTGGGGTTTGGTAAAGTAAaacgatttaaaaaataaagtgtTTGACATTATTCGTGTAACTCCCCACCAAA
The window above is part of the Eucalyptus grandis isolate ANBG69807.140 chromosome 6, ASM1654582v1, whole genome shotgun sequence genome. Proteins encoded here:
- the LOC104453798 gene encoding homocysteine S-methyltransferase 1; the encoded protein is MGVGERKGSVLEDLIERAGGCAVIDGGFATQLEKHGASISDPLWSALCLIKDPHLIKRVHMEYLEAGADVLITSSYQATLPGFLSKGLSMEEAESLLEKSVKLAIEARDKFWDSFKDVPGHSYNRALVAASIGSYGAYLADGSEYSGCYGPDTNLEKLKDFHRHRLQILVNAGADLLAFETIPNKLEAQACVELLQEENIEIPSWICFSSVDGENAPSGESFQDCLDILNKSNKVNAIGINCAPPHFIESLIGKFKGLTSKAIVVYPNSGEVWDGRAKRWLPSKCFGDDKFELFAARWRDAGAQLIGGCCRTTPSTVRAISNALRGLTETSLDSYQL